A genomic stretch from Pomacea canaliculata isolate SZHN2017 linkage group LG2, ASM307304v1, whole genome shotgun sequence includes:
- the LOC112557268 gene encoding uncharacterized protein LOC112557268 — protein sequence MKVAVLVLALCVAAMAQRRPPEETEPPVTITVEELIWLEVGNIVRADPRISQSECKASCDAHFALSDALDESLTDIICQRECELAVSGHEDFHRPPGDRGGRD from the exons ATGAAGGTCGCTGTACTCGTCCTGGCTTTGTGTGTAGCCGCCATGGCTCAGCGTCGTCCCCCAGAGGAGACTGAACCACCTGTGACCATAACAGTCG AGGAGCTGATCTGGCTGGAGGTGGGCAACATCGTCAGGGCAGACCCTCGCATCTCCCAGTCGGAATGCAAGGCCAGTTGTGATGCTCACTTCGCACTGAGCGATGCCCTGGACGAATCTCTCACAGACATCATTTGTCAACGGGAatgtgaact GGCTGTTTCCGGCCACGAGGACTTCCACCGACCACCAGGTGACCGTGGCGGTCGGGACTAA
- the LOC112557269 gene encoding uncharacterized protein LOC112557269 encodes MKVAVLVLALCVAAMAQHRPPEETQPPVSITVEELIWLEVGNIVRADPRISQSECKASCDAHFSLSDALDESLTDIICQRECELAVAGHEDFHRPPGDRGGRD; translated from the exons ATGAAGGTCGCTGTACTCGTCCTGGCTTTGTGTGTAGCCGCCATGGCTCAGCATCGTCCCCCAGAGGAGACTCAACCACCTGTATCTATAACAGTCG AGGAGCTGATCTGGCTGGAAGTGGGCAACATCGTCAGGGCAGACCCTCGCATCTCCCAGTCGGAATGCAAGGCCAGTTGTGATGCTCACTTCTCACTGAGCGATGCCCTGGACGAATCGCTCACAGACATCATTTGTCAACGGGAATGCGAGCT ggctgtcgCCGGCCATGAGGACTTCCACCGACCACCAGGAGATCGTGGCGGTCGTGACTAA
- the LOC112557267 gene encoding uncharacterized protein LOC112557267 isoform X4, translated as MKVAVLVLALCVAAMAQHRPPEETQPPVTITVEELVWLEVGNIVKDDPRISQSECKARCDAHFSLSDALDESLTDIICQRECELAVAGHTDFQRPPGDRGGRD; from the exons ATGAAGGTCGCTGTACTCGTCCTGGCTTTGTGTGTAGCCGCCATGGCTCAGCATCGTCCACCAGAGGAGACTCAACCACCTGTGACTATAACAGTCG AGGAGCTGGTCTGGCTGGAGGTTGGCAACATCGTCAAAGACGACCCTCGCATCTCCCAGTCGGAGTGCAAGGCCAGGTGTGATGCTCACTTCTCACTGAGTGATGCCCTGGACGAATCTCTCACAGACATCATTTGTCAACGGGAATGTGAGCT GGCTGTGGCCGGCCACACAGACTTCCAGCGACCACCAGGAGACCGTGGCGGTCGTGACTAG
- the LOC112557264 gene encoding uncharacterized protein LOC112557264, producing the protein MDRLSLILFLICDHALIVIKVLDFHVYVCFCCVFGSWFATEELVWLEVGNIVSADPRISQSECKARCDAHFSLSDALDESLTDIICQRECELAVAGHTDFQRPPGDRGGRD; encoded by the exons ATggatcggctctccttgattttgtttttaatttgtgatcATGCGTTGATtgtgataaaagtgttggacttTCATGTCTAcgtgtgcttctgctgcgttttcggCTCCTGGTTTGCAACAG AGGAGCTGGTCTGGCTGGAGGTGGGCAACATCGTCAGCGCCGACCCTCGCATCTCCCAGTCGGAGTGCAAGGCCAGGTGTGATGCTCACTTCTCACTGAGCGATGCCCTGGACGAATCTCTCACAGACATCATTTGTCAACGGGAATGTGAGCT GGCTGTGGCCGGTCACACAGACTTCCAGCGACCACCAGGAGACCGTGGCGGCCGTGACTAG
- the LOC112557266 gene encoding uncharacterized protein LOC112557266: MKVAVLVLALTVAAMAQHRPPEETQPPPISITVEELVWLEVGNIIRADTRISQSECKARCDAHFSLSDDLDESLTDIICQRECELAVAGHEDFHRPPGERGGRD, from the exons ATGAAGGTCGCTGTACTCGTCCTTGCTTTGACTGTAGCCGCCATGGCTCAGCATCGTCCCCCAGAGGAGACTCAACCACCACCTATATCTATAACAGTCG aggAACTAGTCTGGCTGGAGGTTGGCAACATCATCAGGGCCGACACTCGCATCTCCCAGTCGGAGTGCAAGGCCAGGTGTGATGCTCACTTCTCACTAAGCGATGACCTGGACGAATCTCTCACAGACATCATTTGTCAACGGGAATGTGAGCT GGCTGTCGCCGGCCACGAGGACTTCCACCGACCACCAGGAGAACGTGGCGGTCGTGACTAA